One Fusobacterium simiae DNA window includes the following coding sequences:
- a CDS encoding MBL fold metallo-hydrolase, producing the protein MEKIKIKIFPAFYGDCFLITIQEEEKVINILIDGGLSKTYEDYLKPILTEIAEKGEELTLLICTHIDSDHIRGLISFLADNNTKKYINIKEIWFNGFEQIINSERNLSGNIKNSDENIIDDIIKKGYEDEFIETTNISIKEGISLSSLIEYGKYNHNTISNKKAIVDSLEKIEISKNISIKIINPNTYILNRLEKEWQSEMNKKNFYFSISKNLKLVSSFEFLISRLRDYYTKETNKISSKDSIEDYLTDLKSEDYSIVNESSISFILEAYNKKFLFLGDSIIRNKDKCNIISNIINEYGDSVEFEVIKLSHHGSNCNISKDFINIFKAKEYIFSTNSERFDHPDMDVIANLILEKTPKALIFNYPIEKIKMIDRDDWKNLYNYQIIIRKDEDFYLERSF; encoded by the coding sequence ATGGAAAAGATAAAAATTAAAATATTTCCAGCTTTTTATGGAGATTGTTTTCTTATTACTATTCAGGAAGAAGAAAAAGTTATAAATATTTTAATTGATGGAGGTTTATCAAAAACATATGAAGATTATTTAAAACCTATTTTGACTGAAATTGCGGAGAAAGGTGAAGAATTAACTTTACTTATTTGTACTCATATAGATTCTGATCATATAAGAGGGCTAATTTCTTTTCTTGCTGATAATAATACAAAAAAATATATAAATATAAAAGAAATTTGGTTTAATGGATTTGAACAAATTATTAATTCTGAGAGAAATCTTAGTGGAAATATTAAAAATTCAGATGAAAATATAATTGATGATATTATAAAAAAGGGCTATGAAGATGAATTTATCGAAACAACAAACATTAGCATAAAAGAAGGAATTTCATTATCAAGTTTAATAGAATACGGTAAATATAATCATAATACTATTTCTAATAAAAAAGCTATAGTTGATTCTTTAGAGAAAATAGAAATTTCCAAGAATATTTCAATAAAAATTATAAATCCAAATACTTATATTTTAAATAGATTAGAAAAAGAATGGCAGTCTGAAATGAATAAAAAAAATTTTTATTTTTCAATATCTAAAAATTTGAAGCTTGTAAGCTCATTTGAATTTTTAATATCAAGATTGAGAGATTACTATACTAAAGAAACAAATAAAATTTCATCAAAAGATAGTATAGAAGATTATTTGACTGATTTAAAGTCAGAAGATTACTCTATAGTTAATGAAAGTTCTATTTCTTTTATATTGGAAGCATATAATAAGAAGTTTTTATTTCTAGGAGATTCTATAATTAGAAATAAAGATAAGTGTAATATTATAAGTAATATAATTAATGAATATGGAGATTCTGTCGAGTTTGAAGTTATAAAATTATCACATCACGGTAGTAATTGTAATATAAGCAAAGATTTTATTAATATTTTTAAGGCAAAAGAATATATTTTTTCAACAAATTCTGAAAGATTTGATCATCCAGATATGGATGTTATAGCAAATTTAATATTAGAAAAAACACCAAAAGCTTTAATATTTAATTATCCTATTGAGAAAATTAAAATGATAGATAGAGATGATTGGAAAAATTTATATAACTATCAAATTATTATTCGAAAAGATGAAGATTTTTACTTAGAGAGGAGTTTTTAA